The proteins below come from a single Vitis vinifera cultivar Pinot Noir 40024 chromosome 9, ASM3070453v1 genomic window:
- the LOC132252659 gene encoding uncharacterized protein LOC116803646, translating into MRSQSSIQSPKALQAEAKLLTRVHHKNLVRLIGYCKDGTHMALIYEYMSNGNLQNKLLGREAADVLNWKQRLQIAVDAAHGLEYLHNGCKPPIVHRDMKSSNILLTETLQAKVADFGMSRDLAIESGAFISTVPAGTPGYLDPEYQSTGILNKKSDVYSFGIVLLELITGQPAIKNPGNIHIVGWVSPMIKRGDMRSIVDPRLQGAFNANSAWKALELALACVALTGMQRPDMSHVLEDLKECLEMEVTSRRIQSVGSHSIGSGNSLDDLPLILGTQLGPRAR; encoded by the exons ATGCGTTCTCAATCATCAATACAAAGCCCCAAGGCATTACAAGCCGAG GCGAAACTCTTGACGAGAGTTCATCATAAAAACTTGGTTCGTCTAATTGGGTACTGCAAGGATGGTACACACATGGCTCTCATTTATGAATACATGTCCAATGGAAACTTGCAAAACAAGTTATTAG GGAGAGAAGCTGCAGATGTTTTGAATTGGAAACAGAGACTTCAAATTGCAGTAGATGCAGCACATG GATTGGAGTATCTACACAATGGCTGTAAGCCACCAATAGTCCACAGAGACATGAAATCTTCCAACATTCTATTAACTGAAACACTGCAAGCCAAGGTAGCTGATTTTGGGATGTCCAGAGATCTTGCAATTGAAAGTGGAGCTTTCATATCAACTGTCCCTGCAGGCACACCTGGATATCTGGATCCGGA ATACCAGTCAACGGGAATTTTGAATAAGAAGAGCGATGTTTACAGCTTTGGGATTGTTTTGTTGGAGCTAATCACCGGCCAGCCTGCGATAAAGAACCCTGGGAACATTCATATAGTTGGATGGGTTAGTCCTATGATTAAAAGAGGGGATATGCGAAGCATTGTTGATCCAAGGTTACAAGGAGCTTTCAACGCCAATTCTGCCTGGAAAGCCCTAGAGTTAGCCTTAGCATGTGTAGCATTAACAGGAATGCAAAGGCCAGATATGAGTCATGTACTGGAAGACTTGAAGGAATGTTTGGAGATGGAGGTGACTTCCAGGAGAATTCAAAGTGTAGGTAGCCACAGCATCGGATCAGGCAATTCCCTGGACGATCTTCCCTTGATTCTTGGCACTCAATTGGGTCCCCGTGCTAGGTAG
- the LOC104880223 gene encoding senescence-induced receptor-like serine/threonine-protein kinase, with product MDGGLILTWLIVLPMIISLHNSEWVSAKEGFISIDCGIAPGSDYIDGETEIYYTSDTRFIDTGINYDVSPEYIFEDTDQHLINVRSFPEGDRNCYTLQPAQGKNHKYLIRASFMYGNYDSKNQPPIFKLYLGVDEWATVRIEKAIEISMAEIIHIPITDDIDVCLVNTGLGTPFISVLELRQLNDSIYSPPEPGSLLLRGRFDFGTQQDLYAIRDKDDVYDRIWEPANSESISSPLVNSSFSTSDYKLPGIVMATAATPADENEPLGFSFLIAGHPSQKLYVYMHFAEVEDLKGQIREFTISVNDDESFGGPVAPRYLLSDTVYSKYSLNGSINRLSFSLKRTNRSTLPPIINAMEVYRLKEFSQSSTQQNDVDAIKRIKSGYAVSSNWQGDPCLPMKYQWDGLTCSQDTSPSIISLNLSSSNLSGNILTSFSSLRSLQNLDLSYNNLTGPVPEFFADLPSLKTLNLTGNNLTGSVPQAVIDKFKDGTLSLGENPNLCQSDSCQRKKKKENKFLVPVLISVLSVIILILIAALAIIRKLTKRRETRGIFFLSFSFSFCFF from the exons ATGGATGGTGGACTAATATTGACCTGGCTGATCGTTCTTCCGATGATTATTTCCTTGCATAACTCGGAATGGGTTTCAGCAAAGGAAG GATTCATAAGCATTGATTGTGGGATAGCTCCGGGCTCCGATTATATAGATGGTGAAACCGAGATATATTACACTTCGGATACAAGATTCATAGATACTGGAATCAATTATGATGTTTCCCCGGAATACATTTTTGAAGATACCGATCAACATCTCATAAACGTTAGAAGCTTCCCAGAAGGAGACAGAAATTGTTACACCCTACAACCAGCACAAGGCAAGAATCATAAGTATTTGATCAGGGCTTCGTTCATGTATGGGAATTATGATTCCAAGAATCAACCTCCAATCTTCAAGCTATATCTGGGTGTTGATGAATGGGCCACGGTGAGGATAGAAAAGGCCATTGAAATTAGCATGGCAGAAATCATACACATACCAATTACAGATGACATAGATGTGTGTCTAGTAAACACCGGTTTGGGGACACCATTCATATCGGTGTTAGAGCTCAGACAGCTTAATGATTCGATTTATAGTCCACCTGAACCAGGGTCACTGCTTCTCCGTGGTAGGTTCGATTTTGGTACACAACAGGACTTGTATGCAATCAG GGACAAAGATGATGTTTACGATCGGATTTGGGAACCAGCCAATTCGGAGTCCATTAGTTCACCACTTGTAAATTCTTCCTTTAGTACCTCTGACTATAAACTACCAGGGATTGTCATGGCAACTGCTGCAACACCTGCAGATGAAAATGAACCCTTGGGTTTCTCTTTTTTAATAGCTGGTCATCCTTCTCAAAAGTTGTACGTGTACATGCACTTTGCGGAGGTTGAGGATCTCAAGGGCCAAATCAGAGAATTTACCATCTCCGTGAATGATGATGAGTCATTTGGTGGGCCAGTGGCTCCTAGATACCTACTTTCGGACACGGTATATAGCAAATATTCCCTGAATGGAAGTATTAACCGATTGTCCTTTTCACTAAAAAGGACAAACAGATCCACGCTTCCACCAATTATCAATGCTATGGAGGTTTACAGGTTAAAAGAATTCTCACAGTCATCAACCCAACAAAACGATG TTGATGCAATCAAGAGGATCAAATCAGGATACGCAGTGAGCAGCAACTGGCAAGGAGATCCATGTCTCCCCATGAAATACCAATGGGATGGCCTGACTTGCAGCCAAGATACTTCCCCTTCTATAATATCATT GAACCTCTCATCTAGCAATTTGTCCGGGAATATACTTACTTCATTTTCAAGTCTCAGATCATTACAAAATCT GGATTTATCATACAACAACTTGACTGGACCAGTACCAGAATTTTTTGCAGACTTGCCATCTTTAAAAACCCT AAATTTAACGGGGAACAACCTAACAGGTTCGGTTCCACAGGCTGTTATCGATAAGTTCAAGGATGGAACTCTGAG TCTTGGCGAAAATCCAAATCTTTGTCAGTCAGACTCGTgccaaagaaagaagaagaaggagaacaAGTTCCTTGTTCCTGTTCTTATATCCGTTCTGTCTGTAATTATCCTGATTCTCATAGCTGCCCTTGCAATCATCCGGAAGTTGACCAAGAGGAGAGAAACTAGaggtattttctttctttcattttcattttcattttgtttcttttga